In one Ananas comosus cultivar F153 linkage group 12, ASM154086v1, whole genome shotgun sequence genomic region, the following are encoded:
- the LOC109718411 gene encoding protein PTST, chloroplastic has translation MECLKTVSIRKLELEHRYILRPNLSSDRLWIVPKRCTHLSDASSKHGHRVKLDTVRYPLRPQFWKHSLWRSCASSLNLDEDPSLSPEEEQLSNNGEVISNDPSRKLLSRPMASDEMKSLLADAERSKLLRKLSEANQYSRFLKRQLQVTDNVLAKLKSELAVLELELQALVGLAEEIASDVPSGSRKITGKYIQSHLFSRLEAVREKVKEQIKDADSLGLQEITVFWVGMAESVQVMGSFDGWSQGEEMSREYSGDYARFSATVKLRPGKYEIKFLVDGEWQLSPEFPTVGEDMTKNNLLIVQ, from the exons ATGGAGTGTTTAAAGACAGTTTCTATAAG AAAGCTGGAATTGGAGCATCGCTACATTTTGCGACCTAATCTCTCATCAGATAGGCTATGGATTGTGCCGAAAAGGTGCACCCATTTAAGTGATGCTTCTTCCAAACATGGACACCGAGTTAAATTAGACACAGTTAGATATCCCCTACGCCCACAATTTTGGAAACATTCATTGTGGAGGTCTTGTGCTTCAAGTCTTAACTTGGATGAAGATCCTTCCCTCTCACCAGAGGAAGAACAACTGAGCAATAATGGCGAAGTCATTTCCAATGATCCATCCAGAAAGCTCCTTTCACGACCAATGGCTTCAGATGAG ATGAAGTCGCTGCTGGCTGATGCTGAGAGAAGTAAGCTTTTAAGGAAACTCAGCGAAGCTAATCAGTATAGCAGGTTCCTCAAGCGACAG TTGCAAGTGACAGATAATGTACTAGCCAAACTCAAAAGTGAACTTGCCGTACTGGAACTTGAACTTCAG GCGTTGGTTGGTCTAGCCGAAGAGATAGCTTCTGATGTTCCAAGTGGTTCAAGAAAGATTACTGGAAAATATATTCAATCTCATCTTTTCTCTAGACTTGAAG CTGTCCGCGAAAAAGTAAAGGAACAGATAAAGGATGCCGACTCTCTAGGTCTCCAAGAGATTACTGTTTTCTGGGTTGGCATGGCTGAG AGCGTGCAAGTGATGGGATCCTTCGATGGCTGGAGTCAGGGAGAGGAAATGTCACGGGAATATTCAGGCGACTATGCCAGATTCTCTGCCACCGTGAAACTCAGACCTGGAAA GTACGAGATTAAGTTCTTGGTTGATGGTGAGTGGCAGCTGTCTCCCGAATTTCCTACTGTCGGTGAGGATATGACGAAAAACAATCTTTTAATAGTTCAGTAA